The proteins below come from a single Cannabis sativa cultivar Pink pepper isolate KNU-18-1 chromosome 3, ASM2916894v1, whole genome shotgun sequence genomic window:
- the LOC115710278 gene encoding uncharacterized protein LOC115710278 isoform X2, giving the protein MDNMNVSESILAWRWLIEAMASFKEVDLFLLCDVMEAAPELPDGLGKNTREIVALRCLEQLSSVNEIASDVPSAQGLKVGFDLSESCEDVLQRIVEDTSGRILRISRMELSRWDIQPFVAHKRACMPKCALEQLKDAILDGTHPYADFLRDKGHLATSLEDANLMGDSNHDSVTTRPCFTGTDVQNEVNPDILIPEKRNKPLGENHHDRAILPTKRDRSGSAREAMACNVHEDCNGELNSELQHTNAKRLKQYESSGSQFVEQNQFPLHGNEALEDSSGRDAPVTTRELPENELATMGESRVLENGFDDECNKNNDDHSNKDMVQTPCNSPVMPKINSGDEANQPLSVDEANVVSNHFAQLGGAFEPVEQNSVALHGKEPTKDSSKLEVQVPVEEPKLTEDDCTVSNRSQPITGDEIYKNQSENFYDAPSLMQDATRDDTHQNLSVDGTNNASDPSTEPIGVPSHGTVDKIPTKESKRIREHDFPFQERNPMSNDRYQQNIIAGEAKENTNDCGEEEMPCDIDGYRNEMVDVDKKKLEFLQAQCTVGRDSLIVDWTEKYLCMKCNKAGSLLVCSTNNCQLVIHEKCGGSLAKFDDKGNFYCPFCAYSLAIMEYIEAKKRSSVANKELAAFILMGSKRYPKESARSLIKEINHSPGGNAAENVLRKNLENEHLGAREKNEGNLVELSVNEEDDQQCQKIKVDQAEISAQHNNNDSNRGGCHGSEGEREGGEKMAGECPSARTEGQQNEVPHNASGRNSDVNLVNEGKSNTGIQRKLLKDQDIYTKKRSVTENHDSSGDDSENDDHESNISDYCILFRKRKKPRSDPATPQKRRKKVPWTTEEEQKLKEGVQKFPDEKNMWKKILEFGDSVFMEGRTAIDLKDKWRNMCKGMPK; this is encoded by the exons ATGGACAACATGAATGTGTCCGAGTCAATTCTTGCTTGGCGTTGGCTCATTGAAGCAATGGCAAGCTTCAAAGAAGTGGACCTATTTCTTTTATGTG ATGTGATGGAAGCGGCTCCGGAATTACCTGATGGTTTGGGAAAGAATACAAGAGAAATTGTTGCTTTGAGATGTTTGGAACAATTATCTTCAGTAAATGAAATTGCTTCTGATGTTCCTTCTGCCCAGGGTTTGAAAGTTGGGTTTGATTTGTCAGAAAGTTGTGAAGATGTTCTTCAACGCATAGTGGAAGAT ACATCAGGAAGAATTTTAAGAATATCGAGAATGGAGTTGTCAAGATGGGATATTCAACCATTCGTTGCTCACAAAAGAGCTTGTATGCCCAAATGTGCTTTGGAGCAG CTGAAAGATGCAATTCTTGATGGTACTCATCCATATGCGGATTTCTTGAGAGATAAGGGTCATTTGGCAACAAGTTTGGAAGATGCTAATTTGATGGGTGATAGCAATCATGATTCTGTTACTACTAGGCCTTGTTTTACTGGAACTGATGTCCAAAATGAAGTGAACCCTGATATTTTGATTCCTGAGAAGAGAAACAAACCGCTGGGAGAAAATCATCATGATCGAGCTATATTACCTACAAAGAGAGACAGGTCTGGGTCAGCTAGGGAAGCTATGGCTTGTAATGTTCATGAAGATTGCAATGGTGAACTTAATTCCGAGCTTCAACATACAAATGCAAAAAGGTTGAAGCAGTATGAATCTTCTGGCAGTCAGTTTGTTGAACAGAACCAATTTCCTCTTCATGGAAATGAGGCATTAGAAGATTCATCTGGAAGAGATGCTCCAGTTACTACCAGAGAGTTGCCTGAAAACGAGCTGGCAACCATGGGAGAAAGCAGGGTTTTAGAGAATGGTTTTGATGATGAATGTAATAAGAACAACGATGATCACTCAAATAAGGATATGGTGCAGACTCCTTGTAATTCCCCTGTGATGCCTAAAATTAATAGTGGAGATGAAGCCAATCAGCCTCTATCTGTTGATGAAGCAAATGTTGTCAGCAACCATTTTGCTCAATTAGGCGGTGCTTTTGAGCCAGTGGAGCAGAACTCAGTTGCTTTGCATGGAAAAGAACCAACAAAAGATTCTTCTAAATTAGAAGTTCAGGTCCCTGTGGAGGAACCAAAGCTTACAGAGGATGATTGTACTGTCTCAAACAGGTCTCAGCCGATTACTGGTGATGAAATTTATAAGAATCAGTCAGAGAATTTTTATGATGCCCCTAGTTTGATGCAAGACGCTACCAGAGATGACACCCATCAAAATCTATCTGTTGACGGCACCAATAATGCAAGTGATCCTTCCACTGAACCAATTGGTGTTCCTTCCCACGGTACTGTGGATAAAATTCCCACTAAAGAATCTAAACGTATCCGTGAGCATGATTTTCCATTTCAAGAGCGAAATCCTATGTCCAATGACAGATATCAACAGAATATTATTGCTGGTGAGGCCAAAGAGAACACAAATGATTGTGGGGAAGAAGAGATGCCATGTGATATTGATGGATATCGTAATGAGATGGTTGATGTAGACAAGAAAAAACTTGAATTTTTGCAAGCGCAGTGCACTGTTGGTCGTGATTCCTTGATTGTTGACTGGACAGAGAAATATTTATGCATGAAGTGCAATAAAGCTGGTTCATTGTTGGTTTGCAGTACTAATAATTGCCAATTGGTAATTCATGAGAAATGTGGAGGTTCTTTAGCAAAATTTGATGACAAGGGTAACTTCTACTGCCCTTTTTGTGCATATTCTCTTGCTATCATGGAATATATTGAAGCTAAGAAGAGATCCTCAGTGGCTAATAAAGAACTAGCTGCATTTATTCTTATGGGCTCCAAACGTTACCCAAAAGAATCCGCCAGaagtttaattaaggaaataaatcaTTCTCCTGGAGGAAATGCAGCTGAGAATGttcttagaaaaaatctagaaaatGAACACTTGGGAGCAAGAGAGAAAAATGAAGGCAATCTTGTGGAACTTAGTGTAAATGAAGAAGATGATCAGCAatgtcaaaaaattaaagtcgaCCAAGCAGAAATTTCTGCACAGCATAATAATAATGACAGTAATAGAGGTGGGTGTCATGGCTCAGAAGGTGAAAGAGAAGGTGGAGAAAAGATGGCGGGAGAGTGCCCATCTGCAAGAACTGAAGGACAACAGAATGAAGTTCCACATAACGCGTCTGGTAGAAATTCTGATGTAAATCTTGTGAATGAAGGAAAGTCAAACACAGGAATTCAAAGGAAACTTCTTAAAGACCAAGATATTTATACGAAAAAAAGGTCTGTAACTGAAAATCATGACAGTAGTGGGGACGATTCTGAAAATGATGATCACGAGTCCAACATTTCTGATTACTGCATATTATTTCGAAAGAGAAAGAAACCTCG CTCAGACCCAGCAACTCCTCAGAAAAGGCGTAAAAAAGTTCCATGGACAACTGAGGAAGAGCAGAAGTTAAAG GAGGGGGTGCAAAAGTTTCCCGATGAAAAGAATATGTGGAAGAAAATCTTGGAATTTGGAGACTCGGTATTCATGGAAGGTCGCACCGCGATAGACCTGAAGGATAAATGGAGAAACATGTGCAAGGGGATGCCAAAATGA
- the LOC115710278 gene encoding uncharacterized protein LOC115710278 isoform X1: protein MDNMNVSESILAWRWLIEAMASFKEVDLFLLCDVMEAAPELPDGLGKNTREIVALRCLEQLSSVNEIASDVPSAQGLKVGFDLSESCEDVLQRIVEDTSGRILRISRMELSRWDIQPFVAHKRACMPKCALEQLKDAILDGTHPYADFLRDKGHLATSLEDANLMGDSNHDSVTTRPCFTGTDVQNEVNPDILIPEKRNKPLGENHHDRAILPTKRDRSGSAREAMACNVHEDCNGELNSELQHTNAKRLKQYESSGSQFVEQNQFPLHGNEALEDSSGRDAPVTTRELPENELATMGESRVLENGFDDECNKNNDDHSNKDMVQTPCNSPVMPKINSGDEANQPLSVDEANVVSNHFAQLGGAFEPVEQNSVALHGKEPTKDSSKLEVQVPVEEPKLTEDDCTVSNRSQPITGDEIYKNQSENFYDAPSLMQDATRDDTHQNLSVDGTNNASDPSTEPIGVPSHGTVDKIPTKESKRIREHDFPFQERNPMSNDRYQQNIIAGEAKENTNDCGEEEMPCDIDGYRNEMVDVDKKKLEFLQAQCTVGRDSLIVDWTEKYLCMKCNKAGSLLVCSTNNCQLVIHEKCGGSLAKFDDKGNFYCPFCAYSLAIMEYIEAKKRSSVANKELAAFILMGSKRYPKESARSLIKEINHSPGGNAAENVLRKNLENEHLGAREKNEGNLVELSVNEEDDQQCQKIKVDQAEISAQHNNNDSNRGGCHGSEGEREGGEKMAGECPSARTEGQQNEVPHNASGRNSDVNLVNEGKSNTGIQRKLLKDQDIYTKKRSVTENHDSSGDDSENDDHESNISDYCILFRKRKKPRSSDPATPQKRRKKVPWTTEEEQKLKEGVQKFPDEKNMWKKILEFGDSVFMEGRTAIDLKDKWRNMCKGMPK from the exons ATGGACAACATGAATGTGTCCGAGTCAATTCTTGCTTGGCGTTGGCTCATTGAAGCAATGGCAAGCTTCAAAGAAGTGGACCTATTTCTTTTATGTG ATGTGATGGAAGCGGCTCCGGAATTACCTGATGGTTTGGGAAAGAATACAAGAGAAATTGTTGCTTTGAGATGTTTGGAACAATTATCTTCAGTAAATGAAATTGCTTCTGATGTTCCTTCTGCCCAGGGTTTGAAAGTTGGGTTTGATTTGTCAGAAAGTTGTGAAGATGTTCTTCAACGCATAGTGGAAGAT ACATCAGGAAGAATTTTAAGAATATCGAGAATGGAGTTGTCAAGATGGGATATTCAACCATTCGTTGCTCACAAAAGAGCTTGTATGCCCAAATGTGCTTTGGAGCAG CTGAAAGATGCAATTCTTGATGGTACTCATCCATATGCGGATTTCTTGAGAGATAAGGGTCATTTGGCAACAAGTTTGGAAGATGCTAATTTGATGGGTGATAGCAATCATGATTCTGTTACTACTAGGCCTTGTTTTACTGGAACTGATGTCCAAAATGAAGTGAACCCTGATATTTTGATTCCTGAGAAGAGAAACAAACCGCTGGGAGAAAATCATCATGATCGAGCTATATTACCTACAAAGAGAGACAGGTCTGGGTCAGCTAGGGAAGCTATGGCTTGTAATGTTCATGAAGATTGCAATGGTGAACTTAATTCCGAGCTTCAACATACAAATGCAAAAAGGTTGAAGCAGTATGAATCTTCTGGCAGTCAGTTTGTTGAACAGAACCAATTTCCTCTTCATGGAAATGAGGCATTAGAAGATTCATCTGGAAGAGATGCTCCAGTTACTACCAGAGAGTTGCCTGAAAACGAGCTGGCAACCATGGGAGAAAGCAGGGTTTTAGAGAATGGTTTTGATGATGAATGTAATAAGAACAACGATGATCACTCAAATAAGGATATGGTGCAGACTCCTTGTAATTCCCCTGTGATGCCTAAAATTAATAGTGGAGATGAAGCCAATCAGCCTCTATCTGTTGATGAAGCAAATGTTGTCAGCAACCATTTTGCTCAATTAGGCGGTGCTTTTGAGCCAGTGGAGCAGAACTCAGTTGCTTTGCATGGAAAAGAACCAACAAAAGATTCTTCTAAATTAGAAGTTCAGGTCCCTGTGGAGGAACCAAAGCTTACAGAGGATGATTGTACTGTCTCAAACAGGTCTCAGCCGATTACTGGTGATGAAATTTATAAGAATCAGTCAGAGAATTTTTATGATGCCCCTAGTTTGATGCAAGACGCTACCAGAGATGACACCCATCAAAATCTATCTGTTGACGGCACCAATAATGCAAGTGATCCTTCCACTGAACCAATTGGTGTTCCTTCCCACGGTACTGTGGATAAAATTCCCACTAAAGAATCTAAACGTATCCGTGAGCATGATTTTCCATTTCAAGAGCGAAATCCTATGTCCAATGACAGATATCAACAGAATATTATTGCTGGTGAGGCCAAAGAGAACACAAATGATTGTGGGGAAGAAGAGATGCCATGTGATATTGATGGATATCGTAATGAGATGGTTGATGTAGACAAGAAAAAACTTGAATTTTTGCAAGCGCAGTGCACTGTTGGTCGTGATTCCTTGATTGTTGACTGGACAGAGAAATATTTATGCATGAAGTGCAATAAAGCTGGTTCATTGTTGGTTTGCAGTACTAATAATTGCCAATTGGTAATTCATGAGAAATGTGGAGGTTCTTTAGCAAAATTTGATGACAAGGGTAACTTCTACTGCCCTTTTTGTGCATATTCTCTTGCTATCATGGAATATATTGAAGCTAAGAAGAGATCCTCAGTGGCTAATAAAGAACTAGCTGCATTTATTCTTATGGGCTCCAAACGTTACCCAAAAGAATCCGCCAGaagtttaattaaggaaataaatcaTTCTCCTGGAGGAAATGCAGCTGAGAATGttcttagaaaaaatctagaaaatGAACACTTGGGAGCAAGAGAGAAAAATGAAGGCAATCTTGTGGAACTTAGTGTAAATGAAGAAGATGATCAGCAatgtcaaaaaattaaagtcgaCCAAGCAGAAATTTCTGCACAGCATAATAATAATGACAGTAATAGAGGTGGGTGTCATGGCTCAGAAGGTGAAAGAGAAGGTGGAGAAAAGATGGCGGGAGAGTGCCCATCTGCAAGAACTGAAGGACAACAGAATGAAGTTCCACATAACGCGTCTGGTAGAAATTCTGATGTAAATCTTGTGAATGAAGGAAAGTCAAACACAGGAATTCAAAGGAAACTTCTTAAAGACCAAGATATTTATACGAAAAAAAGGTCTGTAACTGAAAATCATGACAGTAGTGGGGACGATTCTGAAAATGATGATCACGAGTCCAACATTTCTGATTACTGCATATTATTTCGAAAGAGAAAGAAACCTCG CAGCTCAGACCCAGCAACTCCTCAGAAAAGGCGTAAAAAAGTTCCATGGACAACTGAGGAAGAGCAGAAGTTAAAG GAGGGGGTGCAAAAGTTTCCCGATGAAAAGAATATGTGGAAGAAAATCTTGGAATTTGGAGACTCGGTATTCATGGAAGGTCGCACCGCGATAGACCTGAAGGATAAATGGAGAAACATGTGCAAGGGGATGCCAAAATGA